A genomic region of Solanum dulcamara chromosome 2, daSolDulc1.2, whole genome shotgun sequence contains the following coding sequences:
- the LOC129870589 gene encoding uncharacterized protein LOC129870589: MVEDGRYEQYPWGKIAFSKLIKGMRQEFSNAKQMYRLGGIPYALNVWIYECASQVPPEIAVRVGNKIPRILNWRVVAVKPKFEIFMSTIFSEYSCSNIVQSQHEIESIAIHGSQQKPEASTSAAKVNFRKPHEVPRFEDFSTTPPTELLKRSSHVADTFSPPSSKRMKTSPAKKPIQIETANMHKDFIPPNKSEKPISPDNVPGAKSAIDRKFKRLENKINSNHIDLLKAIDSMANRMTGTSSQVKTDDFDQTFHVVEQQEAPNGLKVHNFANKSDPPQKNDKSNFQEDIKGPEPSTMIKQVDNISEQNISADVPKLFDQQIYSDTLKEPKTSIFTPQLKDVSAHQMEPQKADTDQLIVDSDTLQNTEKKDGRVADDKTDKVEEQVEEIEKEKIKPSTSESNTSAPFSTETLDVIDALIYGLPLPAMPLTAVSHEQVQDECLLRDSQLPTTLPSKANVLSDDAKTLFRRSRIPSKILQSSYLSNFGSSEKGRENLSAVMHQTHPFEGFGICYHPPSELFTDYSQWIDKGLLKSHVNK; this comes from the exons atggTAGAAGATGGTAGGTATGAGCAATATCCATGGGGGAAAATAGCATTttcaaaattgataaaaggaaTGCGTCAGGAGTTTTCAAATGCCAAACAAATGTATCGTCTAGGCGGCATACCATACGCTCTGAATGTTTGGATATATGAATGTGCATCTCAAGTTCCCCCTGAAATTGCTGTAAGAGTGGGTAataaaattcccagaattcttaACTGGCGTGTTGTCGCCGTGAAGCCAAAATTTGAGATCTTCATGTCTACCATCTTCAGTGAG TATTCATGCTCCAACATTGTCCAATCTCAACATGAAATAGAATCTATTGCCATTCATGGCAGCCAACAGAAACCTGAAGCTTCAACATCGGCTGCCAAGGTCAATTTCAGAAAACCTCATGAAGTCCCCAGATTTGAGGACTTTTCAACAACACCACCCACAGAATTATTAAAGAGATCCAGTCATGTCGCTGATACATTTTCTCCACCTTCTTCCAAAAGAATGAAGACTTCCCCTGCTAAAAAGCCAATTCAAATAGAAACAGCCAATATGCACAAGGATTTCATACCACCAAATAAATCAGAAAAGCCTATTTCTCCTGACAATGTACCAGGGGCGAAGTCAGCT attGACCGAAAGTTCAAGCGTTTGGAgaataaaattaattcaaatcacaTTGATCTTTTGAAAGCCATCGACAGTATGGCGAACCGAATGACTGGCACATCATCTCAAGTTAAAACAGATGATTTTGATCAAACATTCCATGTGGTTGAACAACAAGAAGCACCTAATGGATTGAAGGTGcacaattttgcaaataaatctgacccaccccaaaaaaatgacaaatctaATTTCCAGGAAGATATTAAG gGACCTGAACCATCCACCATGATAAAACAGGTGGACAATATATCAGAACAAAACATTTCAGCAGATGTTCCAAAATTATTTGATCAACAGAtttattctgatacattaaag GAACCGAAAACATCAATTTTTACACCACAATTGAAGGATGTATCAGCACACCAAATGGAACCACAAAAAGCAGATACTGATCAGCTTATtgttgattctgatacattacag AACACTgaaaagaaagatggaagagTAGCCGATGATAAAACTGACAAAGTAGAAGAGCAAGTTGAggagattgaaaaagaaaaaatcaaaccaagcaCATCAGAATCCAATACTTCAGCACCATTTTCAACCGAAACTCTGGATGTGATAGATGCTCTAATATACGGACTTCCATTACCAGCCATGCCATTGACAGCTGTTAGTCATGAGCAAGTTCAGGATGAATGTCTATTACGCGATAGCCAGCTACCAACCACTCTTCCATCAAAAGCCAATGTATTATCTGACGATGCAAAGACACTATTTCGAAGAAGCAGGATTCCTTCGAAGATCTTACAGTCGTCGTATCTTTCAAACTTTGGGTCGAGTGAAAAGGGAAGGGAAAATTTGTCAGCTGTTATGCATCAGACACAcccttttgaaggttttggTATATGCTATCATCCCCCATCCGAGCTTTTCACAGACTACTCTCAATGGATAGATAAAGGACTACTAAAATCACATGTCAACAAGTAA